Genomic window (Drosophila sulfurigaster albostrigata strain 15112-1811.04 chromosome 2R, ASM2355843v2, whole genome shotgun sequence):
AGACTTGCAGGATTACAAATAGGTCAAGGAAAACATCGAATAGCTCCAAAAGTTATGGGACTTAGATCTAATAGAGCTAATATGCTTCAAGCACGTAATAGTATTCGAAGAAATGGAAGACTTCAAGGAGCTCAAGCAATTTTAAAAGCTGGAAGAGTATCTGGAAGAGGAAATGGAAGAGCTCGAGGAACTGGAAGACTTCGAGGGACTGCAAGAGTTCAAAGACCTACAAAACTTCAAAGGACTCCACAAACCTCAAAACGAACCTTCGCCATTAGATCTGAACAATTTATTCCACGAGCCCTAGGAGCTGCGGCGATGCGAAGAAGTCCAGCGCTACCCTCGATCGAGGACTTTGCATCGAATGCAGCTCGAGTAAGATCTCGTGCTCCGAAGAGGGCCCGACTTGTTCAGCCAGTTGATCCCAGGTTGCACGATCACACCTCATCAACGGAATTGGCACAGTCAATAGTTCCACGGAAGATGAAGAAGGTAGAGTCGACTGAAATTAGGATGCCAGAGGAAATTGTTCCAAAAGcattacaaacaaacaagccaAAAGCTCCACGAAAACCCAAGATGTCTAATTCGTCGGAAATTAGGATGCCTGAGAACATTGTTACAGCTGTTCCAGTAGCATCACAAGCTTCACATACATTTGAAACTTTACAATCATTAGCTACGCCAAAGAAGCCAAGAGCTCCACGAAAACCAAAAGGTGCTGATTCGTCGCCAATTAGGATGCCTGAGAACATTGTTACAGCTGTTCCAGTAGCATCACAAGCTTCACATACATTTGAAACTTTACAATCATTAGCTACGCCAAAGAAGCCAAGAGCTCCACGAAAACCAAAGGGTGCTGATTCGTCGCCAATTAGGATGCCTGAGAACATTGTTAAAGCTGTTCCAGTAGCATCACAAGCTTCAGATACATTTGAAACTTTACAATCATTAGCTTCGCCAAAGAAGCCAAGAGCTCCACGAAAACCAAAGGGTGCTGATTCGTCGCCAATTAGGATGCCTGAGAACATTGTTAGAGCTGCTCCAGAAATCCCAGAGACTTCACAATCATTACCCGTGTCAAAAAAGCCAAGAGCTCAACGGAAGTCTAAGGAAACTGGAGTTTTAAATTCCCTAAGTAACTCTATAGAATTAGCAGCTCCAACAAACTCAAGAGCTCCTCGGATGCCTAAGAAGATAGCACCGAGAGACGGTAGATTGCCAGAGGTCATTGTAACAACTGAATCAGCTGTTCCAGAACCCATTGCAGCgcaaaaaaatccaaaaactACCCGGAAAAGTAGGAAGGTCGAAACAACTAAATTAACTGTTCTAGAAGCTTCACATGCTCAAGAATCCTCGGGAAATTCAATGGCCTTGGCTCCTATTGGCTTTCCTGAGATGATTTCAACAGTAGAAAGACGATCTCGCCTACCACCGACTCGTCAGCTGACCGACCCCATAGAATTAATGAATCGAGGAATTACAAATACGACACAAGCTTCAATATCAGAGCATCCCAGGAAGAGGAGGCGCACTACGGAACTTGTCGAAGTACGGAGCAGTTCCGAGACCTTTCGTAGTATGTGCATTCAAATTGATCGGTTTAATGCGCTGCCCAGAGAGATCGCAGACAACTCGAATTTGGAGCCGATACCCAACAGTGaggaaaataaacaaaatgtaccGGGTTCTGATGGCCAGTAGTTTCATGGTTCACAATGATAGGAAGCGTGGTTTAATCCATGTTGCATGCAATGGAATTGGTTTTATTCAcgtttcatttgctttttttctacCCCCTCCTTTTTAAGCGTTCAACGGGTTTCATAACTTTCTGAGGTGTGTTAGACGACGTGCGGACGGACGACGACGAAGAGAGGGATCGACGGACAACATCCTTATCGAAGGTGCGCATCAGCGTCACACAGAAAATCTACGTGCCTTTGAAATCGAAACCCCCGACGTCCCATTGTGTTAAAATCTCAACTATCTCCGCGTTGCATGTTGATCGATAGCGTCTTCGTCTGCGCGTTTTTTGATTTCCAATGaaacccgaaaaaaaaacaaaaagacaaaaaaagaaaaaaaatttgaaggtTTCGTGCATATctgaaattgttttcaatgcCAGCCAGCAACAGGAATTTTCGATGTGCCTCTAAAAGCAAATATGCAtgaatttcctttttattttcgatAGAACGtgcttttaactttaaaagcaatagaaaaccaaattaaaaagtaaaaataaataaatataaaaaaaatgtattttaaaaattgaaaaaaataaataaaaataaaataaaaataaataaatagagtattttaaacttaattgattactctttttataattatctattaaattcacttattttctttgcatttaacattattacaattttttttatcaaatttagtaataatttttttattttattattaaatatagtattaaatactacatttaatagaAAAGAGTACTGACTGCTGGGGCCTTCGAGTGGTGTAAGATTTTAGTTTCAAGTTTTGAGTTCAAGTTCAAGTTGAAGAGGGTAGTCTTCCGAGTCTCCCGTGTCTCCCAAGCTGTGCACAGAATGGATAAACAGTAACTACTTTTGTGACGGTGGCAGGATGTGTGCTTCAGGTCTATGTTTAAGGACTATGCTGGTCATGCCTCGACTGCATGAAGTCTGTCCGAATTCTGTCCGGAGTCTGTCCGAAGACTAGAGTCGCAaattgacaatctggtatattgtgccgtctatattttgaatgatgtactatatcgatataccaaatataccatttgttatatttgtagtatttttgtattatttttgatatattttgcaatatattgcttttatttaaaatgaatagcgggtatcttatagtcgaacacactcgacttgTTATTAAGAGGTCGGTTTTGGATCTCACGCAGAAAgagaaaacatattttgcaagGAAAATCagttttactttttaacaattattttaaccAGCTACTTTTGCAAGTATCACATTTATTTTGAGCGTTTATAAAGTGTgtccaaataataaatatatattatttctgTATCCGTATAATTCGCGGCAGCTGTAAAACGCACTTTTCTCtctttgcataaataatgcaaataaaagtgGTTAAACgatagtttttgttttctttatatgCAGCGCTCACAGCATGCGAGCTGGGCAATAAAGTTGGCGGGGATTTTCCCCACCTGGCCATGGCCACCCCATTAGCCTGCCAAGTGaaaattgccataaaaaaagGCAATGctcgcacacactctctcagtctcagtcttagtttgcattttgctgTTAGCCGGCGACATCGTTCTGTTAATGGTCACACTCTGTCCAATGCACTTGCGATCATCCTTCGGCCGCTGCCATTTGAgtgtggcggcggcggcggcattgGCTGATAGTGAGCCAAGTTTTTTATGGCTGTGCGCGCATTTAACTTGATTATAAACGACCACAGGCGGCCGGGCAATATAAAATCGCTTTTCATTATGGCCAAGGCATgtgaaattaatatgcaaagccaagccaagctaAGCTAAGcgaagccaagccaagccaagccaaaccATTCAGTTCAGACTGCCGAACCGAAATTTCTCAGTCAAGTTCgctgcctaagtcttttgttttgcagtttgctttttggccaaaTCGAACTGCCGCccgctgtgtgtgtttgttgttaaacaaaatcaaaagtcGCCTCAAAATGTtcattaattcaaattgattcTAATCGTGGCATGCTCATTAATCGAAGCGCCTCGCGATGCCCCACGCACCTGACCAGACTCCTCTATCCTCCCTCCCCCTTGGCCACCTTCCTCCATCGAGGATTGCGCAGTTTATTGATGAGCCACAGCCAGCAGTCGCAGTCGGTAGCAATCGCAGTCACAATTGCATGATTAATGTGCCCACTGCTACAGTGGTAACTGCCTGCCACGAACAGAAAGACACTATCTTATTCCATGACAAATAAAGGTAAGTAAGACACTTACATAGTTGCATTTCTCTAGGCAGGCAGGTAGTTGAGTTTTATTTGCTATAGttcttttgcttgtttcttaAAGACTGACTTCCGCTTGACATAAACAAAAGACAACACATTTTAAGTGCTGTTTACTTAGCAGATAAGCGAGTAGAACCCGCAGATCCTTCAATTATAAATGCCAGTCAGACACCTTCGAAGCGGAAGGCACAATAAGACACAGCaaactatgtgtgtgtgtgtgcaggatCGTGTCTAGATCGAGCTAACAAGCAAATAACATATAGTCTgacaaacggacagacagacggacagctGCCGTTATCCGGCGGGCCAACGGTGCACAGCCTCTGTTGGCCGTTGGCCGTTGGCTCAAGGTTGCCGCCAGCATTGGGTCAAC
Coding sequences:
- the LOC133836724 gene encoding uncharacterized protein LOC133836724, with the protein product MFSLFRRLVGRSRKEETAIAICNNANPIDEDVDSTLRRIASPDAFTNFLNEFRLEFLRSKGRDRLTLQESSKLRKAASVEWSRLSDRRKRKYKQLATDWRNTRVSVTIMARPEAAESTNTSQSLTLVHVDNLTIAEPGPNRIRSNLDVGERASTSRASRLAGLQIGQGKHRIAPKVMGLRSNRANMLQARNSIRRNGRLQGAQAILKAGRVSGRGNGRARGTGRLRGTARVQRPTKLQRTPQTSKRTFAIRSEQFIPRALGAAAMRRSPALPSIEDFASNAARVRSRAPKRARLVQPVDPRLHDHTSSTELAQSIVPRKMKKLRQRSQELHENQRVLIRRQLGCLRTLLELLQKSQRLHNHYPCQKSQELNGSLRKLEF